TTATCCAATGCGGTCAATTTACTTAATGAAAGTCAAATGGCCATGACCATGCTCTATGATAGTGATGAACACAGTGCGTGTGGCTTGGTGCAAAGTATCGCCAACAAATTGAGTAACCTAGCGTCAACAGACGCGGCGATTAATGGCGTTGTGTCTATGCTCAGTGAAGCCAGTATCAACCTGCAAGAAGCCAGCAACGAATTACGCCACTATGTAGACGGTATTGAACCTGATCCAGAGCGCTTAATGCAGCTAGAAGATCGCATGTCTACCGCCATGGAATTATCACGTAAACACAGGATCGCCCCTGAACTACTTTATCAAGAACATGAAAAACTCAGTGCAGAATTACTAGAGCTAAAATCATTTGGTGAACTAGGTGAAACGTTAGCGCTAGAAGTCGAAAAAGCCGAACAACGCTATTGGCAAGCGGCGGATGAATTACATGCGAGTCGCTGTGCCGCTGCACAAAAGCTATCTAGCCTGATCACTGCCAGTATGCAAGAGCTCAATATGGCACAGGCAGAATTTAAAATCCAAGTCGATAAAACCACAACGCCCAGTAAACTTGGCTCAGACAATATCGAGTTTTTAGTTTGCGCTAATTTAGGTCAAAGCCTGCAACCTATTAGTAAAGTTGCCTCAGGTGGTGAACTATCGCGCATAAGTTTAGCTATTCAAGTGATAACCGCTGAAAAAGTCGATACCCCTACCTTAATATTTGACGAGGTCGATGTCGGGATAAGTGGTGCAACGGCCGCTGTTGTTGGTCAAATGCTACGCCGTATTGGTGATAATACCCAAGTGGTTTGTGTCACTCATTTACCGCAAGTTGCCGCTTGTGGTCATAACCAAATGCAAGTGAGCAAACATAACGAAGCCGACCGCACCCATACTAAAATGTTTACCTTAGATAATGATTCCCGAGTGGTTGAACTGGCTAGGTTACTTGGTGGTGACAAATTAACCGACACCGCCATTGCCAATGCGAGAGATTTATTGGCCGGTTAAGACTTAATAATGTCTATTTGATAGGGTTAACGCAGTAACATGGTCGGGTTGTGGTTTGCAGCTTCAAGACGACCGACGGCAAATTTATTTCAAGTTCTGTAATGTCTATTTGATCGGCTTAAACCTGCAATAGGGTCGTGTTGCGATTCGCTGCGCTCAAGGCAACCTACGGGTAACTTTTTCAAATCAGTTTATGTCCGCTCTTTAACCGATTAACTATATTCCCTAGCGAGTTGAGGTTTTATCCTTTTCCGGCTTTCGGTATAGTTTCGGCCATTGTGATTAAAACTCGACTTTTTGGACACTCACCCTATGTTAATGCTTGTTTCTCCAGCCAAAAACCTTGATTTCGATACCCCTGCACCAACCCAAGTTTTCAGCCAACCTGAATTACTTGAGCATAGCCAAGAGCTAATTGAGGTGTGTAAGCAACTTGCTCCGCAAGAAATAGGTTCGCTAATGAAAATTAGCGACAAACTAGCCGGATTAAACGCAGCACGGTTTGCTGAATGGTCACAACCATTTAATCAAGACAATGCCAAGCAAGCGGTATTTGCCTTTAACGGCGATGTTTATACTGGGTTAGATGCTAATAGTCTTTCTGCCACTAAAATTGAATTTTGCCAACAGCATTTGCGCATTTTGTCGGGGCTATATGGTTTATTAAAACCACTTGATTTAATGCAAGCCTATCGTTTAGAAATGGGTACTAAGTTGGCAAACGACCGTGGTGCAAACTTGTACCAATTTTGGGGTGAAGAGATCACCAATAAACTTAACCAAACTTTGACTGAACTTAACAGTGAAACGCTAATTAACTTGGCTTCGAATGAATAC
This genomic window from Saccharobesus litoralis contains:
- the recN gene encoding DNA repair protein RecN; translation: MLTQLFVKDFAIVENLDIEFQPGMTTITGETGAGKSISIDALGLCLGDRAEAGMVRNGANKTEIAATFNIQNISAAQQWLVENELLDEGEYECIIRRTVSAEGRSRAYVNGAPVAAQQLKSLARHLVNIHGQHAHQLLVKPEYQLSLLDDFSGHTQLLENSLNSYQYWAMQRNELAKLKEQEQQRADRLQLIEYQVAELDEFALVEGEFEQIEAEHKRLSNAVNLLNESQMAMTMLYDSDEHSACGLVQSIANKLSNLASTDAAINGVVSMLSEASINLQEASNELRHYVDGIEPDPERLMQLEDRMSTAMELSRKHRIAPELLYQEHEKLSAELLELKSFGELGETLALEVEKAEQRYWQAADELHASRCAAAQKLSSLITASMQELNMAQAEFKIQVDKTTTPSKLGSDNIEFLVCANLGQSLQPISKVASGGELSRISLAIQVITAEKVDTPTLIFDEVDVGISGATAAVVGQMLRRIGDNTQVVCVTHLPQVAACGHNQMQVSKHNEADRTHTKMFTLDNDSRVVELARLLGGDKLTDTAIANARDLLAG
- the yaaA gene encoding peroxide stress protein YaaA, encoding MLMLVSPAKNLDFDTPAPTQVFSQPELLEHSQELIEVCKQLAPQEIGSLMKISDKLAGLNAARFAEWSQPFNQDNAKQAVFAFNGDVYTGLDANSLSATKIEFCQQHLRILSGLYGLLKPLDLMQAYRLEMGTKLANDRGANLYQFWGEEITNKLNQTLTELNSETLINLASNEYFKSVKPKLLNAKIITPQFKDWKNGQYKMISFFAKKARGMMVRYIIDNQITDIEGILKFDIAGYQYNAELSKPDAPVFTRKEAE